In one Streptomyces sp. T12 genomic region, the following are encoded:
- a CDS encoding AMP-binding protein codes for MSAVSIHMVLHDLAQADPARPALIHGDEVVSRGQLDAWSDAVAEWLAAEGVRAGSIVPLQLETSSELIAAALGVLKLGAAYTVMDLAWNERRLRRIDEILGGALAVAAPGGSSGCFRREIELPGFDTPSEDSADRAWKSIPVAGTDIATVFFTSGSTGEPKAVLSTHEATLRMFTGEGIASIDEETVLAHLGSSNWDAFPFEVWGPLLRGGASLLRKHRALTPDELRHEIVDHGLNTLFVTSSLFNVLVDEDVSAFEGLRVAMAGGEALSPAHVARFLAAHPDIPFINGYGPAESTCIALMHRVTLDDTRGAIPLGRPIPRTGVHVLDGERECGPDEIGELCISGDGVSPGYLGDEALTAAKFTEVLVGGRRLRVYRTGDYGSRTASGVFTYAGRRDRELKIRGHRIDAGQIERTAAAFDGVARCAVVPLLGLSGRPESLALAVVSASDHFDEESLRTALAADLPPGWAPDAVVRLAALPLTSNAKLDTVALHSAIVELTAARAAANPSDPIEAAFSRALGGTSVDPDASLFDLGGTSLGAVRLCTALSQVTGLSIPVSVVRSHPSVNEMRVWIAKQSAATPDGANGTDAADSADRADAAAPAPLTGMQSGFLLQHLDGNDTDNHLYLAWRIAGALDIDRFVEALQDVHRRHLFLQGRYAFEDLATWNRSDRPVTVEHIDAPDEETALPQLRAVLDRSFSLFEGEVWRAVLCKLGEPERWIFGMSVHHIAFDGWSKRIFVEDLAEAYRARCDGREPRFAHPVAAPSEIYAETERIRGLADLEAQRDYWAKELAELPVDPAPWVTPALCTEAGVTKIDVPLMPEQADSLGRRSIGGGLLPLFIAALGGTLSEVTGAEDVTIGIPISQRSTPVLQDTIACLINMMGVRLRTTTAHDAAARAESAVLTALRNNDLSIAEAARIAGQAGQQLYHVIGAVQDSPSAELQLDGCAVHGIELPYIRLQAPLLVELLADDGIASTVRVTYETALVTESTARNISARLVARLTEESGSRSGSGGPGGA; via the coding sequence ATGAGCGCCGTGTCCATCCATATGGTTCTGCATGACCTTGCTCAGGCGGATCCTGCGCGTCCCGCACTGATCCACGGCGATGAGGTCGTCAGTCGGGGTCAGCTCGATGCCTGGTCCGACGCCGTCGCCGAGTGGCTGGCAGCGGAGGGGGTCCGAGCCGGCAGCATCGTCCCCCTTCAGCTGGAGACATCATCTGAACTGATCGCCGCAGCCCTCGGTGTGCTGAAGCTCGGCGCCGCTTACACGGTCATGGATCTGGCGTGGAACGAACGGCGCCTGCGGCGGATCGACGAGATTCTCGGCGGCGCCCTCGCGGTCGCCGCGCCGGGCGGGTCCAGCGGCTGCTTCCGGCGTGAGATCGAGTTGCCCGGCTTCGACACGCCCTCCGAGGACTCTGCGGACCGCGCCTGGAAATCGATCCCCGTTGCAGGCACCGATATCGCGACGGTCTTCTTCACCTCGGGCAGCACCGGCGAGCCGAAGGCAGTGCTCTCGACGCACGAAGCGACCCTGCGCATGTTCACCGGGGAAGGCATCGCCTCCATCGACGAGGAGACCGTGCTGGCGCACCTGGGCTCCTCGAACTGGGACGCGTTTCCGTTCGAGGTGTGGGGCCCGCTCCTGCGCGGCGGCGCCTCCCTCCTCCGGAAGCATCGGGCACTCACGCCCGACGAGCTACGTCACGAGATCGTGGACCACGGCCTCAACACCCTCTTCGTCACCTCTTCGCTGTTCAACGTTCTGGTCGACGAGGACGTGTCCGCGTTCGAAGGCCTGCGCGTCGCCATGGCCGGCGGCGAAGCGCTCTCCCCCGCGCATGTTGCGCGCTTCCTGGCCGCGCATCCGGACATCCCCTTCATCAACGGCTACGGCCCCGCCGAGTCGACGTGCATCGCTTTGATGCACCGAGTGACACTCGACGACACCCGCGGCGCCATCCCGCTGGGCCGACCAATACCCCGCACCGGCGTGCATGTGTTGGACGGCGAGCGGGAGTGCGGCCCGGACGAGATCGGGGAGCTGTGCATCTCAGGCGACGGAGTGTCTCCCGGATATCTCGGTGACGAGGCGTTGACCGCGGCCAAGTTCACCGAGGTGCTCGTCGGAGGCCGACGTCTGCGGGTGTACCGCACCGGGGACTACGGCAGCAGAACCGCCAGTGGCGTGTTCACGTACGCGGGGCGTCGCGACCGCGAGCTGAAGATCCGTGGACACCGGATCGACGCGGGCCAGATCGAGCGGACGGCAGCCGCTTTCGACGGAGTCGCGCGGTGCGCCGTGGTCCCGCTGCTCGGCCTCTCCGGCCGGCCGGAGTCACTCGCCCTCGCCGTGGTCTCGGCCAGTGACCACTTCGACGAGGAGAGCCTGAGGACTGCGCTGGCGGCCGACCTGCCTCCGGGGTGGGCTCCGGATGCGGTCGTCCGGTTGGCGGCGCTGCCGCTGACCAGCAACGCGAAGCTCGACACGGTCGCGCTGCACTCCGCCATCGTGGAGCTGACCGCAGCTCGCGCAGCGGCCAACCCCAGCGATCCGATCGAGGCTGCGTTCAGCCGGGCTCTCGGTGGCACATCGGTGGATCCCGACGCCTCGCTGTTCGACCTGGGCGGCACGTCGCTGGGCGCGGTTCGTCTGTGCACGGCCCTGAGCCAGGTGACCGGTCTCAGCATTCCGGTATCGGTTGTGCGCAGCCACCCGTCGGTCAACGAGATGCGGGTCTGGATCGCCAAGCAGTCCGCAGCGACGCCGGACGGTGCAAACGGGACAGACGCAGCGGACAGCGCGGACCGGGCGGACGCAGCCGCGCCGGCACCGCTGACCGGGATGCAGTCCGGATTCCTCTTGCAGCACCTCGACGGCAACGACACAGACAATCACCTCTACTTGGCCTGGCGCATCGCGGGCGCGCTCGACATCGACCGTTTCGTCGAGGCGCTGCAAGACGTCCACCGCCGCCACCTGTTCCTCCAGGGCCGTTACGCCTTCGAGGACCTGGCTACGTGGAATCGCTCCGACCGCCCGGTCACGGTCGAGCACATCGACGCCCCGGACGAGGAGACGGCCCTCCCGCAGTTGAGGGCCGTACTCGACAGGAGCTTTTCCCTGTTCGAGGGAGAAGTCTGGCGCGCGGTGCTCTGCAAGCTCGGGGAGCCCGAGCGATGGATCTTCGGCATGTCCGTTCACCACATCGCGTTCGACGGATGGTCCAAGCGGATCTTCGTGGAGGATCTGGCCGAGGCGTACCGCGCGCGGTGCGATGGGCGCGAACCACGGTTCGCGCATCCGGTCGCCGCACCGTCGGAGATCTACGCGGAGACGGAGCGGATCCGTGGCTTGGCGGATCTCGAGGCGCAACGGGACTACTGGGCGAAGGAACTGGCTGAGCTTCCGGTCGACCCTGCACCGTGGGTCACGCCCGCGCTGTGCACGGAAGCCGGCGTGACGAAGATCGACGTGCCCCTGATGCCGGAGCAGGCGGACTCCCTGGGTCGGCGCTCCATCGGCGGCGGCCTCCTCCCGCTGTTCATCGCCGCGCTTGGCGGAACGCTGTCCGAGGTCACCGGCGCCGAGGATGTCACGATCGGCATTCCGATATCCCAGCGTTCCACTCCGGTTCTGCAGGACACCATCGCATGCCTGATCAACATGATGGGCGTCAGACTGCGGACGACCACGGCTCACGATGCCGCCGCCCGGGCCGAGAGCGCAGTTCTCACCGCCCTGCGCAACAACGATCTGTCCATCGCCGAGGCGGCCCGGATCGCCGGGCAGGCAGGGCAGCAGCTGTATCACGTCATCGGCGCGGTGCAGGACTCGCCCAGCGCTGAGCTCCAGCTCGACGGCTGCGCGGTGCACGGGATCGAGCTGCCGTACATCCGCCTCCAGGCTCCACTGCTCGTCGAACTGCTCGCGGACGACGGCATCGCGTCGACGGTGCGGGTCACCTACGAAACCGCGCTGGTGACCGAGAGTACGGCCCGGAACATCAGCGCGCGTCTGGTCGCCCGGCTCACGGAAGAGAGCGGCAGCCGAAGCGGAAGCGGAGGGCCGGGTGGCGCATGA
- a CDS encoding MFS transporter: MTGLPPAFRWLLAGRTLSILGNTVAPIGLALAIIDAGGSAATIGIVVGARSAGNLLFVLAGGIFADRFPRSVVLEGSSAASAVTQGVVAWYVLSGGSSLAPLTLLALINGICAAFASPASSALLPQTVPSNMRPQANAAMRLTLNLCSVASGALAALFLLVAAPGWLIAFDALCFAVAGVLFSRVRVAGGTASKKESLMSQVRGGWAAFSEQKWLWQAIVGSTLMNLCFSGTIPVLGPILAEETFGSNLWGLVLGAQVGGLTVAAVLIMRSGRRISLRAGLLALPLGAALPLALGVYPTFALLLLAAFVGGLSMEVFGTVWETTLQDRIEPDKLGRVYSYDALGSFIGVPLGQVLVGPVSAELTPRATLVIAGVLMVGAALTIARALGGERATVKAA; the protein is encoded by the coding sequence TTGACCGGGCTCCCCCCCGCCTTCCGGTGGCTCCTCGCGGGCCGTACGCTGTCGATCTTGGGCAACACCGTTGCACCCATCGGACTCGCACTCGCCATCATCGATGCCGGCGGGAGCGCCGCCACGATAGGCATCGTTGTCGGCGCGAGGTCCGCCGGCAACCTGCTGTTTGTTCTGGCTGGAGGAATCTTCGCCGACCGGTTCCCACGGTCCGTGGTCCTCGAGGGGTCGAGTGCAGCCAGCGCGGTCACACAAGGCGTCGTGGCGTGGTACGTCTTGTCCGGTGGCAGCTCCTTGGCCCCGCTGACTCTACTGGCCCTGATAAACGGGATCTGTGCGGCGTTCGCGTCCCCGGCCTCGTCGGCGCTACTGCCGCAGACCGTCCCGTCCAACATGCGACCCCAGGCCAACGCGGCCATGCGGCTGACCCTGAATCTATGCTCCGTGGCCTCCGGAGCACTCGCGGCGCTATTCCTGCTCGTAGCCGCCCCTGGCTGGCTAATCGCCTTCGACGCGCTCTGCTTTGCCGTCGCCGGAGTCCTGTTTTCACGGGTCCGGGTCGCAGGCGGCACTGCGTCAAAGAAGGAATCGCTGATGAGTCAGGTCCGGGGGGGCTGGGCGGCCTTCTCGGAGCAAAAGTGGTTGTGGCAGGCCATCGTCGGCTCAACGTTGATGAACTTGTGCTTCTCCGGCACCATTCCAGTGCTGGGGCCGATCTTGGCCGAGGAAACCTTCGGCAGTAACCTCTGGGGCCTCGTACTCGGCGCCCAAGTCGGCGGCTTGACAGTAGCGGCCGTTCTGATCATGAGAAGCGGCCGGCGAATCTCGCTGCGCGCCGGACTCCTGGCGCTTCCCCTCGGCGCCGCGCTGCCGCTCGCCCTGGGCGTTTATCCGACATTCGCGCTGTTGCTACTGGCCGCGTTCGTCGGAGGCCTGTCGATGGAGGTCTTCGGCACCGTCTGGGAGACGACCCTCCAGGACCGGATCGAGCCGGACAAGCTGGGGCGAGTGTATTCGTATGACGCCCTCGGGTCCTTCATCGGCGTACCGCTGGGGCAGGTGTTGGTGGGTCCTGTCAGTGCTGAACTGACTCCTCGCGCAACCCTGGTCATCGCGGGTGTACTGATGGTCGGCGCGGCTCTGACGATCGCGCGTGCACTCGGCGGCGAACGGGCGACGGTAAAGGCGGCCTGA
- a CDS encoding MFS transporter, whose protein sequence is MAPPSRTAGRVSAQALLYGLGTGSYFTTNAVFFTKVVGLSAAEVGLGLTIAGIGAFFAAVPLGRAADRVGPKAAWAAASLAEAACYLAYPAVRGFSAYLVIVIALGVTNAAGTAGYGAYVLNLYPDKERIAAVAYNRSAVNAGFTIGAGLGGLALATGSETAIRMLPLFVGVVMLINSAVIYRLPKAVSPVQDPTQSERRERRKWGGALSNRPFLAISVLSGVVSTNQVILFVVIPLWLVEDTNAPRALLAGLLATNTLMTVALQTMTARGTDTLSGAIRATYRSAACFVASCVITAFTDGSVEWLTIALVWLAHIVLTGAELFQAAAGWGFTALLSDPARRGEYQGVQQVGHTIGNVWAPAAYTYLAMNWHMTGWLTIAAIVALAAVLTPSVAHAAERSLGTAVAGTASSNDRLCRES, encoded by the coding sequence ATGGCCCCGCCGTCGCGGACTGCGGGGCGAGTCAGTGCTCAGGCGCTGCTCTACGGGCTGGGCACCGGCAGCTACTTCACCACCAACGCAGTCTTTTTCACCAAAGTTGTAGGCCTCTCCGCTGCCGAGGTCGGCCTGGGCCTGACGATTGCCGGAATCGGCGCGTTCTTCGCCGCTGTGCCGTTGGGCCGGGCCGCTGACCGGGTCGGCCCGAAGGCTGCGTGGGCTGCAGCGTCTCTCGCGGAGGCGGCCTGCTACCTGGCCTACCCGGCGGTTCGCGGGTTCTCCGCCTACCTGGTGATCGTCATAGCCCTCGGGGTGACCAACGCCGCTGGGACTGCAGGTTATGGCGCGTATGTGCTCAACCTCTACCCCGACAAGGAGCGGATCGCGGCTGTCGCCTACAACCGAAGTGCAGTGAACGCCGGGTTCACCATCGGCGCGGGACTTGGCGGCCTGGCCCTGGCAACTGGAAGCGAGACGGCCATCCGGATGCTCCCCTTGTTCGTCGGAGTGGTGATGCTGATCAACTCAGCGGTGATCTACCGACTGCCCAAGGCGGTCAGCCCCGTCCAGGATCCCACCCAGTCGGAACGGCGCGAGCGTCGGAAGTGGGGTGGCGCGCTGAGCAATCGTCCGTTTCTCGCCATCTCCGTCCTGAGCGGTGTGGTGTCTACGAACCAGGTAATCCTCTTCGTGGTCATTCCACTCTGGCTGGTGGAGGACACCAACGCGCCTCGGGCGCTCCTAGCAGGACTGCTCGCGACCAACACCCTAATGACGGTAGCTCTGCAGACCATGACTGCCCGCGGCACCGACACACTGTCAGGCGCGATTCGGGCGACATACCGGAGCGCCGCCTGCTTTGTCGCCTCCTGCGTGATCACCGCGTTCACTGACGGCAGCGTCGAGTGGCTGACCATCGCTCTGGTTTGGTTGGCGCACATCGTATTGACCGGTGCCGAACTCTTCCAGGCAGCGGCGGGCTGGGGATTCACGGCGCTCTTGTCCGATCCCGCTCGGCGCGGCGAATACCAGGGCGTACAGCAGGTCGGCCACACGATCGGTAACGTGTGGGCGCCGGCCGCTTACACCTATCTGGCCATGAACTGGCACATGACGGGCTGGCTGACCATCGCTGCCATCGTCGCCCTTGCAGCCGTCCTCACCCCGTCCGTGGCCCACGCCGCCGAACGCTCGCTTGGCACGGCGGTTGCCGGAACCGCATCCAGCAATGATCGACTCTGTCGGGAATCTTGA
- a CDS encoding SDR family oxidoreductase yields the protein MDTQRALTGKIALVTGAGRGIGRAIAGRLAHDGALVGVHYGHSAAAAQEVVAEIRKNGGRAFPVEAELGVPGDADAVFAAFDAGLRAESGVGGALDILVNNAGVSGSGPVGQAVPEVFDRMIAVNAKAPFFLVQGALPRMRDGGRIINISSLATRRAFPESVAYAMSKGALDTMTLCLAKELGGRGITVNTVGPGFIETDMNARRRATPEARAALAARSVFDRIGRPSDVADVVAFLASDDSRWITGQYLDVSGGTDL from the coding sequence GTGGATACCCAACGCGCACTGACGGGCAAGATCGCACTGGTCACCGGGGCCGGCCGGGGCATCGGCAGAGCCATCGCCGGGCGGCTCGCCCACGACGGGGCGCTCGTCGGCGTCCATTACGGGCACAGCGCGGCCGCCGCCCAGGAGGTCGTGGCGGAGATACGCAAGAACGGCGGGCGAGCCTTCCCGGTCGAGGCGGAGCTCGGGGTGCCGGGCGATGCCGACGCCGTCTTCGCGGCCTTCGACGCCGGGCTGCGCGCGGAGAGCGGCGTCGGGGGCGCGCTCGACATCCTGGTGAACAACGCGGGGGTGAGCGGTTCGGGGCCGGTGGGGCAGGCGGTACCCGAGGTCTTCGACCGCATGATCGCCGTCAACGCCAAGGCGCCGTTCTTCCTCGTGCAGGGCGCGTTGCCGCGGATGCGTGACGGTGGGCGCATCATCAACATCTCCTCGCTCGCCACCCGGCGGGCCTTCCCCGAGTCCGTCGCGTACGCCATGTCCAAGGGTGCGCTGGACACCATGACCCTGTGCCTGGCGAAGGAGCTCGGCGGTCGCGGCATCACCGTCAACACGGTCGGTCCGGGGTTCATCGAGACGGACATGAACGCCCGGCGCAGAGCGACGCCCGAGGCACGGGCCGCCCTGGCCGCGCGGTCCGTCTTCGACCGCATCGGCAGGCCCTCCGACGTGGCGGACGTGGTGGCGTTCCTCGCCTCGGACGACTCCCGCTGGATCACCGGTCAGTACCTCGACGTCAGCGGGGGCACCGACCTGTGA
- a CDS encoding NAD(P)-dependent oxidoreductase: MSPRLLVTGAGGFIGGHVVAALRESQAVTPSRIRLLLRDPRSLPPAGGPVAGAPAADVVRADLADPASLRGVCDGIDVVLHCASHIGDDERLTRTVNDHGTHALVEEAMRAGATRVVYVSTAAVYGRGPFTGALPGELPLAPVSPTSRSRAAAERHVLDAGGVVLRPHLVLGAGDRWVVPGLAGLLGLLSAGLKGCTARHSVVDVRALGRAVVAAGLSDRDLAGAHHVNHPEPVDCSELLDTLADRLGLRLPGARLDIDEARTRLAGKPRALHHLGILAVDHWFADDGFWSGAGADPGAGFARSLAEHASWYREFVAG; the protein is encoded by the coding sequence TTGTCACCACGCTTACTCGTCACCGGTGCCGGCGGCTTCATCGGAGGTCATGTCGTCGCGGCCCTCCGGGAGTCGCAGGCCGTGACGCCGTCCCGGATCCGCCTCCTGCTGCGCGACCCCAGGAGCCTGCCACCGGCCGGCGGCCCCGTCGCAGGCGCCCCGGCGGCGGATGTCGTACGCGCGGACCTCGCCGACCCGGCGTCTTTGCGCGGTGTCTGCGACGGCATCGACGTCGTACTGCACTGCGCCTCCCACATCGGCGACGACGAACGTCTGACCCGGACCGTCAACGACCACGGCACCCACGCCCTCGTCGAGGAGGCGATGCGCGCCGGCGCGACCCGTGTCGTCTACGTGAGTACGGCCGCCGTATACGGCCGGGGGCCCTTCACCGGAGCGCTCCCCGGCGAGTTGCCGCTCGCGCCGGTCTCGCCGACCAGCCGTTCCCGCGCCGCCGCCGAGCGGCATGTGCTGGACGCCGGCGGGGTCGTGCTGCGCCCGCACCTCGTGCTCGGGGCCGGCGACCGATGGGTGGTGCCCGGGCTGGCCGGCCTGCTGGGGCTGCTGTCGGCCGGCCTGAAGGGCTGCACCGCACGGCACTCCGTCGTCGACGTACGGGCGTTGGGGCGTGCGGTGGTCGCAGCCGGGCTGTCGGACCGGGATCTGGCGGGCGCGCATCACGTCAACCACCCGGAACCGGTGGACTGTTCGGAACTGCTGGACACGCTGGCCGACCGGCTCGGCCTGCGCCTGCCGGGCGCGCGCCTGGACATCGACGAGGCCCGGACCCGGCTCGCCGGGAAGCCGCGCGCGCTGCACCACCTCGGCATACTCGCCGTGGACCACTGGTTCGCGGACGACGGGTTCTGGAGCGGTGCCGGGGCCGATCCCGGAGCGGGGTTCGCACGGAGCCTTGCCGAACACGCCTCTTGGTACCGGGAGTTCGTGGCCGGCTGA
- a CDS encoding D-2-hydroxyacid dehydrogenase family protein yields MRLRCAVLDDFQNVATEVADFSPLADDVEVVPFTTHFPDEDALAAALADFDIVVTLRERVPFPASLIGRLPRLKLLIASGMRNSVIDYAAAEAHGVTVCGTASSSTPPVELTWALLLGLARGIVEESNALRSGGPWQQTVGADLHGRRLGLLGLGKIGSRVAQVGLAFGMHVSAWSQNLTKEYADEVGVHLAASKEELLADSDFVSVHLALSDRTRGLLGAPELALLKPTAYLINTSRAAIVDQDALLTALHEGRIAGAGVDVFDIEPLPADHPMRTAPRLLATPHLGYVSQANYATYYGQAVEDIQAYLAGSPVRQLP; encoded by the coding sequence GTGCGGCTGCGCTGTGCTGTGCTCGACGACTTCCAGAACGTGGCGACCGAGGTCGCCGACTTCTCGCCCCTCGCGGACGACGTGGAGGTCGTCCCCTTCACGACCCACTTCCCCGACGAGGACGCCCTCGCCGCGGCCCTCGCCGACTTCGACATCGTCGTCACGCTGCGGGAACGCGTCCCCTTCCCCGCCTCCCTGATCGGCCGTCTGCCCCGGCTGAAGCTGCTGATCGCCTCCGGCATGCGCAACTCGGTCATCGATTACGCCGCCGCCGAGGCGCACGGCGTCACCGTCTGCGGTACGGCAAGCTCCTCGACCCCGCCCGTCGAACTCACCTGGGCCCTGCTGCTCGGCCTCGCCCGCGGCATCGTCGAGGAGAGCAATGCCCTGCGCTCCGGCGGCCCCTGGCAGCAGACGGTCGGCGCCGACCTGCACGGTCGCCGCCTCGGGCTGCTCGGCCTGGGCAAGATCGGCAGCCGGGTGGCCCAGGTCGGCCTCGCCTTCGGCATGCACGTCAGCGCCTGGAGCCAGAACCTCACCAAGGAGTACGCCGACGAGGTGGGCGTCCATCTGGCCGCGTCCAAGGAGGAGTTGCTCGCCGACAGCGACTTCGTCTCCGTCCACCTGGCCCTGAGCGACCGCACCCGAGGCCTGCTCGGGGCGCCGGAACTCGCCCTGCTCAAGCCGACGGCGTACCTGATCAACACCTCACGCGCGGCGATCGTCGACCAGGACGCCCTGCTCACCGCCCTGCACGAGGGCCGCATCGCCGGCGCCGGCGTCGACGTCTTCGACATCGAGCCCCTCCCCGCCGACCACCCGATGCGCACGGCCCCCCGCCTGCTCGCCACACCCCACCTGGGCTATGTCTCGCAGGCCAACTACGCGACGTACTACGGCCAGGCGGTCGAGGACATCCAGGCGTACCTGGCGGGTTCACCGGTACGACAGCTGCCCTGA
- a CDS encoding DUF2087 domain-containing protein — translation MATDPTEQLVRLFAEESRVRAFAAVALGAGSSEQVARAAGLSPKETAVALLRLREQGVVVAGGDGELGVAYGLFKEYAREAAQRENDSAAAGNPASGDEPTDLVLRTFVQDGRLVRLPARWTRKKLVLRHIAEQTFEPGVEYPERTVNEKLRAWCEDSDDIDHVALRRYLVDLHHLHRSEGIYRRPAEAAHTGDAEIA, via the coding sequence ATGGCTACCGATCCGACGGAACAACTGGTCCGGCTGTTCGCCGAGGAGAGCCGGGTGCGTGCCTTCGCCGCCGTGGCGCTGGGCGCGGGGAGCAGCGAGCAGGTCGCCCGGGCGGCGGGGCTGTCCCCGAAGGAGACGGCCGTGGCGTTGCTCCGGCTGCGGGAGCAGGGCGTGGTGGTGGCGGGCGGCGACGGGGAGCTGGGCGTCGCGTACGGCCTGTTCAAGGAGTACGCGCGGGAGGCGGCCCAGCGGGAGAACGACTCCGCGGCCGCCGGGAACCCCGCCTCCGGGGACGAGCCGACCGACCTGGTCCTGCGGACCTTCGTCCAGGACGGGCGGCTGGTCCGGCTGCCCGCGCGGTGGACCCGCAAGAAGCTGGTGCTGCGCCACATCGCCGAGCAGACCTTCGAGCCGGGCGTCGAGTACCCGGAGCGGACCGTCAACGAGAAGCTGCGCGCCTGGTGCGAGGACAGCGACGACATCGACCATGTGGCGCTCCGGCGCTATCTGGTGGACCTGCACCATCTGCACCGGAGCGAGGGGATCTACCGGCGGCCGGCCGAGGCCGCGCACACCGGGGACGCCGAGATCGCCTGA
- a CDS encoding tyrosinase family protein has translation MVYVRKNVSKLTRTERRRFVEALLEIKRSGEYDEFVRLHIEHFVGDGDRGLRAAHMTPSFLPWHRQFVLDLEGALQRVDSSVTVPYWDWTRDRSTTSVPWTDDLLGGTGRPVDRQVMTGPFAYRTGNWTIRESITNVEFLTRNLGRPRDPIDLPTRDDLSWALKDPVYDVAPWDSTVTKGFRNKMEGWGNGRVVWRNHNRVHRWVGGVMLGGASVNDPVFWLVHAFVDMQWQRWQRRHRKHRYLPAKPPGRGSAQYGRIVARHERLPPWDMTPDELEDMSTIYRYA, from the coding sequence ATGGTGTACGTGCGTAAGAACGTCAGCAAGCTGACGCGCACCGAGAGGCGGCGGTTCGTCGAGGCGCTGCTCGAAATCAAACGCAGTGGTGAGTACGACGAGTTCGTACGGCTGCACATCGAGCACTTCGTCGGCGACGGCGACCGAGGCCTGCGCGCCGCGCACATGACGCCCTCCTTCCTGCCCTGGCACCGCCAGTTCGTGCTGGACCTGGAGGGTGCCCTGCAGCGTGTCGACTCCTCGGTGACGGTGCCGTACTGGGACTGGACCCGGGACCGTTCGACCACCTCGGTGCCGTGGACCGACGATCTGCTCGGCGGCACCGGGCGGCCCGTGGACCGGCAGGTGATGACCGGGCCGTTCGCCTACCGGACGGGCAACTGGACCATCAGGGAGAGCATCACCAACGTCGAGTTCCTCACCCGGAACCTGGGCCGCCCCCGCGATCCGATCGACCTGCCCACCAGGGACGACCTGAGCTGGGCGCTGAAGGACCCTGTCTACGACGTCGCCCCGTGGGACTCGACGGTCACCAAGGGCTTCCGCAACAAGATGGAGGGGTGGGGCAACGGCAGGGTCGTCTGGCGCAACCACAACCGGGTGCATCGCTGGGTCGGGGGTGTCATGCTCGGCGGCGCGTCCGTCAACGACCCCGTCTTCTGGCTGGTCCACGCCTTCGTGGACATGCAGTGGCAACGCTGGCAGCGGCGCCACCGCAAACACCGCTACCTGCCGGCGAAGCCGCCCGGACGCGGCAGCGCGCAGTACGGCCGGATCGTCGCCCGGCACGAGCGGCTGCCGCCGTGGGACATGACTCCGGACGAGCTGGAGGACATGTCCACGATCTACCGGTACGCCTGA
- a CDS encoding tyrosinase cofactor, with product MAVSADGVSVGAVQGADTPLSSEPERRTRREATRMLLASAAVALTPVLAASRPSQSADGQQETDIPFDETYRGRRIQGTPLPFEGLSVLGAEWRVTVDGRPLHLMRRADGTWLSMLDHYSWYRTPLEATRAAVDELGPRRRLLDLAPGPFHGGHLHMEAEHGVRA from the coding sequence ATGGCCGTCAGTGCAGACGGAGTGTCGGTGGGTGCGGTACAGGGGGCGGACACCCCGCTCAGCAGCGAGCCGGAGCGGCGGACACGGCGGGAGGCGACGCGGATGCTGCTCGCCTCCGCCGCCGTGGCGCTCACACCGGTGCTCGCCGCATCCCGGCCCTCGCAGTCCGCGGATGGGCAGCAGGAGACCGACATCCCCTTCGACGAGACCTACCGCGGCCGCCGTATCCAGGGCACCCCGCTTCCCTTCGAGGGCCTCAGCGTCCTCGGCGCCGAATGGCGCGTCACCGTGGACGGCCGCCCGCTGCACCTGATGCGCCGCGCCGACGGCACCTGGCTGAGCATGCTCGACCACTACAGCTGGTACCGGACCCCGCTGGAGGCGACCCGCGCGGCCGTCGACGAACTCGGGCCCCGCAGGCGGCTGCTCGACCTGGCTCCCGGGCCGTTCCACGGCGGGCACCTGCACATGGAGGCGGAGCATGGTGTACGTGCGTAA
- a CDS encoding vitamin K epoxide reductase family protein has product MVTPDPGARRTVGGGRAFALLLVLTGAAGLLASWVITLDKFKLLEDPDFTPGCSLNPVVSCGSVLESDQAEAFGFPNPMLGLVAYGIVICVGMSLLAGAAFPRWYWLTFEAGCLFGIGFVSWLQFESLYRINALCLWCCLAWLATILLFWYVTSLLVRNAFLPAPGFVKAFFAEFTWVLPLLHTGIVGMLILTRWWDFWTS; this is encoded by the coding sequence GTGGTGACCCCGGACCCGGGCGCGCGGCGGACCGTGGGCGGCGGCCGGGCGTTCGCCCTGCTGCTGGTGCTGACCGGGGCGGCCGGACTGCTGGCCTCCTGGGTCATCACCCTCGACAAGTTCAAGCTGCTGGAGGACCCGGACTTCACCCCGGGCTGCAGCCTGAACCCGGTGGTGTCCTGCGGCAGCGTGCTGGAGAGCGACCAGGCCGAGGCCTTCGGGTTCCCCAACCCGATGCTGGGCCTGGTGGCCTACGGCATCGTGATCTGCGTCGGCATGAGCCTGCTGGCCGGGGCCGCCTTCCCGCGCTGGTACTGGCTGACCTTCGAGGCCGGATGCCTCTTCGGGATCGGGTTCGTCTCCTGGCTGCAGTTCGAGTCCCTGTACCGGATCAACGCGCTGTGCCTGTGGTGCTGCCTGGCCTGGCTCGCCACGATCCTGCTGTTCTGGTACGTCACTTCCCTCCTCGTGCGCAACGCCTTCCTGCCCGCGCCGGGTTTCGTGAAGGCCTTCTTCGCGGAGTTCACCTGGGTGCTTCCACTGCTGCACACCGGGATCGTCGGGATGCTGATCCTGACCCGTTGGTGGGACTTCTGGACGAGTTGA